In Streptomyces sp. SID8374, one genomic interval encodes:
- a CDS encoding 3'-5' exonuclease translates to MMHWFEGPLAAFDTETTGVDVEQDRIVSAALVAQDTTGGRVRVTRWLVNPGIPVPPGATEIHGLTDDHLQRNGRWPAPVMDEIARSLAEQCATGRPLVVMNAPFDLTLLDRELKRHRASSLAGYMADVPLRVVDPRVLDKHLDRYRKGRRTLIDLCRLYEVPLDGAHDAAADASASLELVRAICRRFSSRLERLSPAELHTLQATWHAAQARGLEAWFARSGAPEPVDPAWPLRPELPAAAA, encoded by the coding sequence ATGATGCACTGGTTCGAAGGGCCGCTGGCCGCTTTTGACACGGAGACGACAGGCGTGGACGTCGAGCAGGACCGGATCGTTTCGGCCGCTCTCGTCGCGCAGGACACGACGGGCGGACGCGTCCGCGTCACCCGCTGGCTGGTCAACCCGGGGATCCCGGTACCCCCGGGGGCGACCGAGATCCACGGTCTGACCGACGATCACCTTCAGCGCAACGGCCGTTGGCCCGCGCCGGTGATGGACGAGATCGCCCGTTCGCTGGCCGAGCAGTGCGCCACGGGCCGCCCGCTGGTCGTGATGAACGCACCGTTCGACCTGACCCTGCTGGACCGCGAGCTGAAGCGCCATCGGGCCTCGTCGCTGGCCGGGTACATGGCGGACGTGCCGCTGAGGGTGGTGGACCCCCGGGTGCTGGACAAACACCTGGACCGCTACCGCAAGGGCCGCCGCACGCTCATCGATCTGTGCCGGCTGTACGAGGTGCCCCTCGACGGCGCCCACGACGCGGCGGCGGACGCCTCGGCCTCGCTGGAGCTGGTGCGCGCGATATGCCGGCGCTTCTCGTCCCGGCTGGAGCGGCTCTCCCCGGCCGAGCTGCACACCCTCCAGGCCACCTGGCACGCGGCGCAGGCGCGCGGGCTGGAGGCGTGGTTCGCCAGGAGCGGCGCGCCGGAGCCGGTGGATCCGGCGTGGCCGCTGCGCCCGGAGCTGCCCGCGGCGGCGGCCTGA
- a CDS encoding TIGR02611 family protein gives MNAESDERIEAAGKAAPGSAAGGTTKVERELGSRAPGFIKASRPLHLSWQVGVFVVGLGVVVAGVLMLVLPGPGWLVIFGGMAIWATEFVWAQLVLRWTKRKVTEAAQRALDPKVRRRNIILTTVGLVIMAVLVGIYVWKFGLALPWTVDDQRQGRSGSTADMG, from the coding sequence GAGGCTGCCGGGAAGGCGGCCCCGGGGTCCGCTGCGGGGGGCACCACCAAGGTGGAACGCGAGCTGGGATCGCGGGCGCCGGGCTTCATCAAGGCGTCGAGACCGCTCCACCTGAGCTGGCAGGTCGGCGTCTTCGTCGTCGGCCTGGGCGTCGTGGTGGCCGGCGTGCTGATGCTGGTCCTGCCGGGACCCGGCTGGCTCGTGATCTTCGGCGGCATGGCGATCTGGGCGACCGAGTTCGTCTGGGCCCAGCTGGTGCTGCGCTGGACGAAGCGCAAGGTCACCGAGGCCGCCCAGCGGGCGCTGGATCCCAAGGTCCGGCGGCGCAACATCATCCTCACCACGGTGGGGCTGGTGATCATGGCGGTGCTGGTCGGGATCTATGTCTGGAAGTTCGGCCTCGCCCTGCCGTGGACGGTCGACGACCAGCGCCAGGGACGGTCCGGAAGCACCGCTGACATGGGGTAA